A single region of the Pseudomonas mandelii genome encodes:
- a CDS encoding TetR/AcrR family transcriptional regulator, whose protein sequence is MLLIGITPVPKKAATGLEQPAAEPTRRNPTQQRSRERQERILAVATQLIATKGSDQVKMSEIAECSEISIGSLYQYFPDKSSVIRTLAERYNAASRRCIEEALVTVQDAQGLADAYSDLLDQYYEIVQAEPAMRDIWSGMQADKQLLALELEESRVAGGLLADAMLRVFPGSDAQRVADSAFLIWQLGEATMRLAISCAPEEGRRLFEAFKRMSLAEIMEPANLNTCDSSTDLSGPIPR, encoded by the coding sequence ATGTTATTGATCGGAATCACGCCAGTGCCAAAGAAAGCTGCCACCGGGCTCGAGCAACCTGCTGCAGAGCCGACCCGCCGCAATCCCACGCAACAACGCAGTCGCGAGCGGCAGGAGCGAATCCTGGCGGTGGCGACGCAACTGATCGCAACCAAGGGCAGCGACCAGGTAAAAATGAGCGAAATTGCCGAATGCTCGGAGATCTCGATCGGATCGCTTTATCAGTACTTCCCTGACAAGAGCTCGGTCATTCGTACACTGGCCGAGCGCTATAACGCGGCAAGCCGTCGTTGTATCGAAGAGGCGCTGGTGACGGTGCAAGATGCGCAAGGGTTGGCGGATGCCTATTCGGACCTGCTGGATCAGTATTACGAGATCGTTCAGGCCGAACCTGCGATGCGTGATATTTGGTCAGGCATGCAGGCAGACAAGCAGTTGCTGGCGTTGGAGCTGGAGGAGAGTCGTGTGGCGGGCGGCTTGCTGGCCGATGCGATGCTGCGGGTGTTTCCAGGCAGCGATGCGCAGCGGGTTGCTGATTCTGCCTTTCTGATCTGGCAGCTAGGTGAAGCGACTATGCGACTGGCCATTTCTTGTGCGCCCGAAGAGGGCCGGCGGTTGTTTGAAGCCTTCAAGCGCATGTCGCTCGCTGAAATCATGGAGCCGGCGAACCTGAACACGTGCGACTCATCAACAGACTTGTCAGGGCCAATCCCCCGGTGA
- a CDS encoding NAD(P)H-binding protein, with product MKTTQDTLLVLGATGKTGRRITQHLQAAGLPVRLGSRGANPPFDWENRRTWDAALDGVHAVYISYQPDLAVPGALDTIQAFTNLAVKRGVGKLVLLSGRGEVEAEQAERVIQNSGVDWTILRASWFFQNFSEAHFLEPILEGELALPVGNIAEPFVDVEDIAEIAVQALTQPGHSRQLYELTGPRALTFAQAVEEIAQGTGREISFVAVPPDAYRQALEQAQLPAQSIDLVLYLFTTVLDGRNTPLANGVQRALGRPARDFNDYVRRTAATKIWQNQV from the coding sequence ATGAAAACCACTCAGGACACCCTCCTCGTTCTCGGTGCGACCGGTAAAACAGGGCGCAGGATCACCCAGCATCTCCAGGCCGCAGGATTGCCTGTGCGCTTGGGTTCTCGCGGCGCGAATCCTCCCTTTGACTGGGAAAATCGACGGACCTGGGATGCGGCGCTTGATGGCGTTCACGCTGTTTACATTTCCTATCAACCGGACCTCGCCGTTCCGGGCGCCCTCGATACTATCCAGGCGTTTACCAACCTGGCCGTCAAACGTGGCGTCGGCAAATTGGTTCTGCTGTCCGGACGTGGCGAGGTTGAAGCGGAACAAGCCGAACGCGTCATTCAAAACAGCGGTGTCGACTGGACGATCCTGCGGGCCAGCTGGTTCTTCCAGAACTTCAGCGAGGCGCATTTTCTGGAGCCCATTCTTGAAGGAGAACTGGCCCTTCCCGTCGGCAATATCGCGGAGCCCTTCGTCGATGTGGAGGACATTGCCGAAATTGCAGTCCAGGCACTGACCCAACCGGGGCATTCACGCCAACTCTATGAATTGACCGGGCCACGGGCACTGACTTTTGCCCAAGCGGTCGAGGAGATTGCTCAAGGGACCGGGCGCGAGATCAGTTTCGTCGCCGTACCGCCGGATGCATATCGTCAGGCACTGGAGCAGGCACAACTTCCTGCGCAGTCGATTGACCTGGTGCTTTATCTCTTCACCACGGTGCTCGACGGTCGCAACACGCCGTTAGCCAATGGCGTTCAGCGCGCACTTGGCCGGCCCGCGCGCGACTTCAACGATTATGTTCGGCGCACCGCTGCTACAAAAATCTGGCAGAACCAGGTTTGA